A window of Apium graveolens cultivar Ventura chromosome 8, ASM990537v1, whole genome shotgun sequence contains these coding sequences:
- the LOC141677905 gene encoding NADP-dependent malic enzyme-like: MSKQTKIPLEETRKKIWLVDSKGLIVSHRKESLQHFKKPWAHEHEPCTTLIDAVKAIKPTVLIGTSGQGKTFTKEVVEAMASFNKKPLIMALSNPTSQAECTAEEAYNWSEGRAVFASGSPFDPVKYNNQLYIPGQANNAYIFPGLGLGLVMSGAIRMHDEMLLAASEALACQVTQEHYDKGMTFPPFSNIRTISANIAAKVAAKAYDLGLATRLPRPEDLVKFAESCMYSPNYHIYR, from the exons ATGTCGAAGCAG ACAAAAATTCCTTTGGAAGAGACACGTAAGAAGATCTGGCTCGTGGACTCGAAG GGATTAATAGTTAGCCATCGCAAAGAATCCCTTCAACATTTCAAGAAACCATGGGCTCATGAACATGAACCTTGCACAACCCTAATTGATGCTGTCAAG GCTATTAAGCCAACAGTCTTGATTGGAACATCAGGACAGGGGAAGACATTCACTAAAGAAGTTGTAGAGGCTATGGCTTCTTTCAATAAG AAACCTCTTATTATGGCTCTCTCAAACCCAACCTCTCAAGCTGAGTGCACTGCTGAAGAAGCTTATAACTGGTCTGAG GGCCGCGCAGTGTTTGCCAGTGGAAGTCCATTTGACCCTGTGAAATACAATAACCAACTTTACATTCCTGGCCAG GCAAATAACGCATATATCTTTCCTGGACTTGGACTTGGTTTGGTTATGTCTGGTGCAATCCGCATGCACGATGAAATGCTTCTTGCAGCTT CTGAAGCTTTGGCCTGTCAAGTAACACAGGAACACTATGATAAGGGAATGACATTCCCGCCATTTTCTAATATCAGAACAATATCCGCTAACATTGCAGCTAAAGTTGCTGCTAAAGCATATGATCTTG GCTTGGCAACACGTCTTCCTCGACCAGAAGATCTGGTCAAGTTTGCTGAAAGCTGCATGTATAGTCCCAACTATCACATTTACCGGTGA